A segment of the Dermacentor andersoni chromosome 5, qqDerAnde1_hic_scaffold, whole genome shotgun sequence genome:
CATGGACAGAGACATCACGGCGTCGGAAGTCCGCACCGCTCTCAACCGCATCAAGACTACCGCGGCCGCCGGCGATGACCgtatcaccaacaaaatgctccgcaacctCGACGACCAGTCCGTCGCAGCACTTGCGGACCTTTTCAACCACCACTGGCATGAAGGTCACCTTCCGGACTCCTGGAGCATGCCAAGGTAATCTTCATACCCAAGCCAGGCAAACGACTCGATCTGggcaacctccggcccatctcgcacACATCTTGGCTGGGGAAGGTTATGGAGAACGTAGTTCTAAACAGACTCCACACTCACGCAGACAAGGCTCCTAAATTGGCTCCTAAATAGGCTCCTAAATTGATATACGGGCCGAAATGTGCAACTAGAATTAAATGATGATGGACGGTACTTAAATGGCACAGATTTAGCAAAACGCTTTATTGGGTACTTTACGAACCTCATGGACGACATTGAGGCTGCCAATTTTCTAGGTGTACGAAACTGGGAAAGTGCACTCTTTCGACCTACAACTCCGGAAGAAGTGTGCGCTATGCTTATGCCACTAAAAAACACCCAATCCCGCGATATTGATGGACTTAAGATAAAGTCAACTAAATTTGTTATCGACAATATCCTCCCAGTGCTCACCCGCATATACAATGTTTATCTGTCTACTGGAGTATTTCCGACTGGCATGCAGTGCGCGAAAGTTACTGTGTtatttaaatctggtgacagAAACAGCCTTTCCAATTATCGACCTGTGTCAGTACTTCCAATAATTTATGAATGTCTCGAGAAAATCATCTGTAAGAGGGTGGTGTCATTTTGCGAGAAACATTCTCTGTTAACTGAGCATCAATTCGGCTTTCGTCGAGGCATGTCAACAGAAATGGCTCTGCTAATGCAAGAAGATCTCGTATTGAGAGGgtttgaggaaaataaaataccACTCGGTGTCTTTgtggatttttccaaagcattcgatgGGATTAATCATATCGCGTCGTTCATGAAATTTGAGCATTACGCTTTTCTCGGTTTGCCTCTTGAGCTTCTTAAGTTGTACTTTCGCACTTAAACAAATGAAAACAATGTGTTAGTATTGGAAATGATCGCTCAGGTTTATTAAACATGCACGCTGTGGTTCCTCATGGCAGCATACTAGGGCCTGTACTTTTCATTATTTCCATTAATGACTTAATAAATGTTACCGACAAAGCCCAATTTATACTTCATGCTGATGATAAAGCCTTTTTCTTCCAGTCATATTACATAGAAAAGCTGACACAATTAGCAAACACCGTATCGTGTAATCTATTGTTGTGGTCAAAAGCAAATTCATTAGATGTAAACACAGAAAGAAACGGCAATACTGTTTACACCTGTACAGAAAACCGTAAATCGTGATGCGGAAATCTTtcttggaaataaaaaaaaaatgatattgcagCTAGTGTGGGAACACTGGGAGTAGCGTTCAATCAACATTTAAGTTGGGATGAACATGTTGAGCGCGTAACTTCAAATATGGCTAGAGCGTGTGATATACTTTGTAAATTGCGAAACACTCTTCCCCAAAAAATAAGGCTACTGCTCTACAATTCTATATTCACTTATCAGGCAAACTACTGCTACCTTGTCTGGGGAACGACGTCCGAAAAAAAATTTATGTCGCCTATCTGtctaacaaaaaaacaaaaaaaaagctttgagCCACGTTGCTCAGGTTGCGCATGACGCTCCCACGGGACATCTATTTTCATCACTTCACGTTCTTCCCTTTTATCAGCTGTATGATTTTAACCTTGCAATAAAATACGTGACTAGCGTGAAATGCAATGATACTAAGTTTCTTAGTCTTTGCAAGTTAGAAAAACCTGAAGTGCAATACGACATTCGAAATCATGAAATATGGGCGGTTCCTTTTTCACGGACCAAACAAGGCCGTAACAGATTAGAATGCAGAATGCCGATGCTACTGAACAACTTTTCAGAAAGAAATGTCGACATAAGCACAATTAGCCGGCAGAAATTAAAAAAGGCATTGTAATAACTATGAATAAACAGGTGCATATACCATAAACGCAACTTCTCTGCAGAACACTGTATTATTCTCTGCGAAATTACCAAAATAAAACATCTGTACAGGTTGTGTTAAAATTGCGTCGCTGATTAGAATGCATTTAAATGTGCGCCAGGGAAGTGTTCGTATAGCTAAATATATGTATGCCCCTTGATACATTTTCCCCCCTCTATTAATTGTTCGACACACGTTAAAGACGTTTATATGCGATTGTGATGTGTACATTGTATCTGAAGTAACATTGTTGATATAAATGTATTGTACTAGATAATCATCACGAGTAGAAATCATGATTACAACATAAATCTATGTTCATATGTTATTTTATACTTAGTTATTGAAATGTCAGATATCATGTATGTGTTTTCTTTATATCAGATGTTTTTCACTGACAAATACAATGGGTGCCGGAGCTTCTGTCAAGCTGCTGGAAAGCGGCTTCTTGCTCCAGGCCTGGCATTTTTTGTTCTTTGTAAGAATTGAATGCGAAATAATAAACTTTCTGTCTGTCTATGGTAACGCGCCCGACGCAGCCGGGGATCGAACCGCCGCGGAAGCGACGCGGGAGGTCTTGAGGCCACAAATGGCTAGGCGCGGTGTGAGCGCCATCTGTTTATGATGAGCCAACTAGCCCGTGAAAAAGGCACATAGTGATATCGCCAATAGACGCAGTTTGCTTAGACTGCTATGAAGTGGTTCAACTGCAATAAAATTATGCGTTCCTTATCGTAGGTGCCCACTTTGCTGCTCGGATTATCCAAGCTTACTTCCGCATTAACAATGCGTCCGGGAACGACAGATCAGCGGGCTACGACATGGTCTCCTACCTCACGCAGGTCAGTTTATATTTTTCGAAAAAATGACGTCCCTGGAGTGTTTTTAGACTTGTGTGCTCCGAAGACTATATCGCAGACAGTAACCTGAGCAGCCGAAGTGGCTTAATGACTATCACGTTGAGCTGCTAAGCTCAAAGTGATGggttcgaatcccagccgcggaggccacatttcgatggggagtGAATGCGAAaccgctcgtgtaccgtgcattgggtgtgtGTTAAGAGAACCCCAGGAGGTTAAAATTATTCATTTGCCTCACAATCcatgtgcctcacaatcagaccGTTGTTTCTTGCACGTAAGACCCTGGAATTTAATAAATAATTAACATAGCGTGTATGGAAAGCAGATCTTCTGGACGAAGTGTCGGCTCAGAATAAATGCGCGAGCACCACTCGCGGCTGCTCGTTCCGTGCCGAGCCCGCTCACAGACAGTATTCGCTTCTGTCGCCCGCCAGGTCATCCAAGCTGAAGCCGTACGCACGGGCTGTGAAAGGTTCAGACGCCTGCGCGGTCACCTCTACGATGGCCTCGGCCACAATATGGGCGTTCTCTTCTGGCAGCTCAATGACATTTGGCCTGCGCCGTCGTGGGCGTCTATCGGTCAGTGAAGggcatctgtctgtctgtctgtctgcccgggcgcgagcgcgcgcgcgtgtgtgcgtgtgtgtgcacgcgttACTGTGCGTTACTGTGCGCACACGGACGTGTACGTGCGTCCCGTACAATGTGCGCGTGTCATATACACTCAGGAAAATGCTACACGTATGAAAACGTCACTTCGAGTTCCCGAAAACACGAGATCCCCTGTTTTGTTTCTGTGTTTACAACGCGTATAAGAATTTTATCTCCctctaaaataaaataaaactatcTACCCCTTTGAAGCATCGTGCAGAATATGACAGGCAGTAAGCAACAGAGTATACCCGTTTCTTTCCAAAGAAACAGGTAACCTGCATTAACCGAATGGCTAATCATTCGCAAGCCACCGAGGTGCTGTTGACGTGCTTCCAACGTGGATGCCGGAAGTGTTTCCCCTGATACTTCCGGCGTCCCGCCAGACTCGCGGAAGGACTCACTGCACGCTTTCTTCGCCGCTCTCCAGTCCTCGCACTCGTGCGTACTGACACCAACGCAAGTAGTCATCACAAGCGCTCGACACGCGTCGCGCGAACCCTACAGTGCGCTTATCCGTTGGCATTCATAACGTACACGAAGAGCCCGTAGATGCTTCCATTCCACAGACCATCTCCAGTAAAACGAATAGAAATGAAGCAAACTTCTCCCCATGAAAGACTCATCGTGGAGAGGCCAGCTTTGACAACATTTTTAACGAGCTGTGTAGCCTGCATACATCGCCCAAGAGGCACGCCCTAACTACCGTATACAACAAGCTGCCTGAAAACCTAATAAAATGTTTGAGAATCGGATCCGTAATTACGCAAGTTCTAGGATATTTCTCAAGAAGTTTCGATTCTACGTTGTTTAAAGAAAGCTATCAGTGTTACAAGGAAGCTCTGGCTCGGATTCTCCGTGCTCAAGCACATGTGAAATATAAATTGCCTCATTAGGTGAGTGCTCTACACCTTTAATCCGACTTGTAACATTTAGGAGACATATTATGGTTACAGTGGAGGAtaactgcagttttcttttttttcattccattcaTTGCAAACTTAATTAAATTTATGTAGTAGCATCATGTAAAAAAATTGCAACCGCAAGGTTACAGCTCGTTAATTACACGACTGAACCTCGTGTGAACATTACGTAAGCTTTAATAATAGAGAGTTTAAATAATTGTCCTGAAAGCCTTGCATTATAGTTTAAAtgcagtatttaaatcagtcacGGGAATTTCAAGTTTGTAAGTTAACAGCGAGCCTCCATGTAGTCGAAGGCTTCCTGTTTAATAAAAATTGTTTGTTTTCTATAGCATCTATTATAAACCTTACAGTGCTTGCAATATCTGAGATAACTTGGCTTTTTTAAAATCGTGCGATTTCTTTCAACTTTTGTAAAATATATTCATATCTAAATACTGATATCAGTACTTCTAGACAATACAATTTAGTGTcttgtttcatatatatatatatatatatatatatatatatatatatatatatatatatatatataattgcaaATTTGTTTCACGATCGCCAAAGTAGAACATTTTTTAGGGGCTTTTCGTCAAACTACTTTGTGCAGGAATCGATGTAAAGATTGGTCTTAAATACGTCAGTGTCACCAAAAACCTACACGAGGTCCTGTTCGGTCGCTGGGCATAGCGTTCCTAACTGGCATATTCACTGTCGCTACCACCTACATATTGCTAAGAATAGTGTGCGCAACGTACTTCGTACTTGCTGCGTGACCACTGTGAAGATAAATGAGTAAAATTTCGAATAATTGAGTACTATTAATAATTTAACTCGGCATATAGACAACCGAAAAGCAATCAGCATGCGCCCGTACTTTTTGGAAGAACGGGGAGCGTCAGCTACACAAGCCTAGAAATGGCAATTAACCGCGAGTGCCTAAATGTCTGTCACTAGCTTAGATTGTTAATATCGCGAATAACTTAAAGTAATTCCACAAAAATTTATAAATTGCGGGTGCCTTCTTTATAAGCGAGTAACTATTGGTTATCAGTGAATTCATTAGCAGTAATTGCGGTCTCTATTATTGTTAGCGAGCGCAATGTGTTCTGTCGGTGTTTCAATCCAATCGGGCAAGAGTGTCGCGCCGCCGTACGATCGGGGATATAAATATTATTAGCGAAAACTTAAATTCTACTTAATCGATTGACCGTAACCGGCGCGATTGCCTTATTGGTGAGCCCTGCACTATGATCCATATCAGACCTCAATATACTTGCCATAGACTCACCTCTAGGTGTTCTCAAGAAAAACATTACTCGAAGCTATTTTAGAGACGTTCATCGGTCCTCTCAAAATTCTTCAATTAATGCTTTATTTTCCCCCAACTGCAATGTGGCAACTTTATAAAACTGTTgtgaaggaaagaagaaagcgaAAGAGAATCAGTCAGCTTAACGAGAGAAGGCTACCATTGGCTTACCGGCTGCGGTATACCcgcagtggctatgacgttgcgctactcagcacaaggtcgcgggttcgattccggccacggcggccaccttTTGATGGGGCGACGAAATGCAGCGACGCCCACGTGCTTATATTTAGATGCGCTTTAAAAATCCCAAAGGGGGTCAGCGTTATTTTGGAGGCCCCtactacggtgtgcttcatattAGCAGCTATCGAACCGTAGCTTTTTCCACGTAAAAGTCCAGAATTTATTTTCATGTTAGCCAAGCCCGTAATGGCGGGAAGGAGTGATTGGGGAAGAAGcgcgcagaaagaaagaaagaaagaaagaaaaaaagaaagaaagaaaggaaaattatGCAGCTGCAACGTGCATCTCTGAATTTATGTGAAGCGACGCTTTCACGAGTGCTACGAGCTTGCCAATTTCATTCCTGCATCTGTGGCGTAAAAGAAACTGGCATTCATGCATGTGCTCTCGCGCACCCATGCCACGCAACATGACAACAGGCGACGATAATTTTAGAAAGCTAGTTTGACGTTGACACGATATAGAAGTATACCTGCGATTGTTACATCGGGGTCAGAGAATCGGGACGCTGTGCTGGGGGGACCGACGTTCAATCTTCCCTTCGAGCACGcaagtatgcttttttttttttttttttttgcgcgtgagcTATCCGGCGAGACTGCAGTAGCAGCCAGCAGTACCCTGCAGCCAGGGTCAGAAAATTCCGGGAGGGTCCGCAAAGGAAGAGCTTCGCTTtaaacgaacgaaagaaagaaatgagttgGGCGGATGCATACGATGCAGCACACGTCGCCGATCTTCCTAGTCTCTCACGCAATCCTGGTGATATCAAAAACTCTGGTAGCGTCGTCGAAAGCCGACGTAAGGAATTGGTTGAAACACTCTTTATATTACGCGAAAGCTTCTAACGCGCAACACATCGGCATACACAACAGGCATACACAGACTGTCCAGTAGAAAAACACATCCCGAAAACAGGTTCAAAGTGGGGCATGCCCACCGCCTGTGCTTTACAAAGATGACCCTGCATGTTTGCTTATCTGCGTAGGAAAAAGAAACTACTGCTAGTCAAAAGAAATCGAGTGTCTTCCAGTGCGATTTCCCTAAATGAGTGGCTTTGATTTATACAGATAACCTTGCTTTAACTTCACGACGTATGGCGGACAAGTCACGTTCGGCGCGGAAGTTAACGTTAGTGCAACTCAGTATTAAGAAATCACTGTACTTTATGCTGACTTGAATGACCGTAATTTTCCCACGCATAACGGTCGTTGCTGACTTTATTGCAGCTGTTAGAGCAATGCAAGTGGAAAAGCGGGCCGAGCAATTCGGGCTGACGGTTTTGCGCAGACTTAGTGGTCATAAAGAAATGTTTTCCGAGCAGCGAGAAcagcgaactttttttttctttttacggccGACTGCTACGGGAGACACGTATAGTGTAATTCACGCGGATGCAATCACCTAGCCTCTCAGTTCATTTTCAGTGCACTCGTTTTATAGCCGCATTCCGTCAACCTTGCACCGCACCTCTTGTGTCTTTCACCAGAATACGGTGGCCGCTGGAAGATGCTTCACTATTTCTCGAAAAAGTTCTTCAGTCCCATTATCGTATCGCCGTACCTGGAACGAGTGGAGGAACTCAGGGTGTTCATCGTCAATGACTTGCTCACACCTGTAGAAGGCGCAGTGCTGGACGTCACACTACGCTCATCAGCGTCCTTCACTCCTCTCTGGGGATTTCAACTGCAAcccaaggtggtgagtcatcagCGATTTCACCAAT
Coding sequences within it:
- the LOC126531106 gene encoding beta-mannosidase-like, translated to MVSYLTQVIQAEAVRTGCERFRRLRGHLYDGLGHNMGVLFWQLNDIWPAPSWASIEYGGRWKMLHYFSKKFFSPIIVSPYLERVEELRVFIVNDLLTPVEGAVLDVTLRSSASFTPLWGFQLQPKVASALSVDLGSYPVSDPLRRHSCSRFRLCFFWFELRDQTTGKLLAPEAYLLPGDFKETHLHSTTIKV